One stretch of Parafrankia irregularis DNA includes these proteins:
- a CDS encoding WXG100 family type VII secretion target, with translation MPNPALISDEASTVAMITAFDNCQDECAAIQNAIDSAASQLFSPAGWQGVAAAKYRDALSGWQAGFNKVQQGLNMLNESMVVYANTTTSVEDNNAMIGSGWAEGLT, from the coding sequence ATGCCCAATCCCGCTCTCATCTCCGACGAAGCCAGCACCGTCGCGATGATCACAGCGTTCGACAACTGCCAGGACGAATGCGCCGCCATCCAGAACGCCATCGACTCCGCGGCCTCGCAGCTCTTCAGCCCCGCCGGATGGCAGGGCGTCGCGGCCGCCAAGTACCGCGACGCGCTCAGTGGCTGGCAGGCCGGTTTCAACAAGGTTCAGCAGGGCCTGAACATGCTGAACGAGTCGATGGTCGTCTACGCGAACACCACGACCAGCGTCGAGGACAACAACGCCATGATCGGTTCGGGCTGGGCGGAGGGCCTCACCTGA
- a CDS encoding WXG100 family type VII secretion target, translating to MATYQFNPNGALDTAAELDFVTGRIRESLNQLMTSVTKFAQMNSGAAPDNYATAQQYWNTGQQEMEASLVIGKAKLEEIHNQYVLGDNRSAAVFGGLV from the coding sequence ATGGCCACCTATCAGTTCAACCCGAACGGCGCTCTGGACACCGCGGCCGAACTGGATTTCGTCACCGGCAGGATCCGGGAGTCGCTGAACCAGCTGATGACCAGCGTCACGAAGTTCGCGCAGATGAACTCCGGCGCCGCGCCGGACAACTACGCGACGGCCCAGCAGTACTGGAACACCGGGCAGCAGGAGATGGAAGCCTCCCTCGTCATCGGCAAGGCAAAGCTCGAGGAAATCCACAACCAGTACGTGCTGGGCGACAACCGCAGCGCCGCGGTCTTCGGCGGGCTGGTCTGA